One window of the Rhipicephalus sanguineus isolate Rsan-2018 chromosome 2, BIME_Rsan_1.4, whole genome shotgun sequence genome contains the following:
- the LOC119381061 gene encoding lysosomal alpha-glucosidase: MGYDEKCELASVVDRFDCYPEPGSSQQGCEARGCCWGALGNASGLNIPYCYYPSDYQGYVLDDLDYFPDHIFAKLHRKIPSGIDKDVQSVAVNIVFYGNDTARITITDATQTRFTPPVPKIATRTYRGSRLYNVSVSKDGQLSVYRLDRQSTILFHTNLSRLVFTDQFLQLSTLLPSDYVYGLGEQWTTLRRSLNWTSRFFFNRDRPPMRGQNLYGTHPILLGVDDDRHGYGVFLHNSNALDIVLQPTPAVTFRALGGVLDFFVFAGPTAANVVSQMQHVVGMPAMPPYWGLGFHLCRFGYKTLNRTRYIMEMNIKAGIPLDTQWNDIDYMKSNNDFTYDKDRFEGLPEFVNDLHASGRHYVVIVDPAVSGSEARGSYPPYDDGLAMDIFVKNITGGIVYGKVWNDKSSVFPDFSHPNATTYWMKQFARFHDEVPFDGAWIDMNEPSNFYDGHKDGCPPNQKEDNPPYVPSRERLCAKTLCMSDRHYISSHYNVHNIYSQMEARATYKALVQIRQKRPFIISRATSPGQSVWSGHWSGDISSSWEDMKLSIPNILSFGMYGMPLMGADICGFNGNTTVELCARWHALGAFYPFSRNHNTDDGIDQDPFSLGKTVIRSAFANLAIRYMLIPYLYTLFYRSHVYGETVARPLFFEFPDDRNTYDIDEQFMWGSAFLFNPALYQGQTKVKAYVPAGLWYDFYTMKPMEVEHGTRMSFPADLSDPMSILIRGGHIFPAATSTVTTADQRQKPLLLCVMLDKDGTAKGELFWDDGDSPDTIENGKYNLYKFSTDWAQKIVISVSRGVSGFKEKPVVAAFSVSGVLQAPNNVTIGSRRLLFRYVKENKLLIVHDVDQRLDQDFEINWS; this comes from the exons ATGG GCTACGACGAGAAATGTGAGCTGGCCAGCGTAGTAGATCGATTCGACTGCTATCCGGAACCCGGCTCTTCGCAGCAGGGCTGCGAGGCGAGAGGCTGCTGCTGGGGCGCACTGGGCAACGCATCGGGACTGAACATTCCTTACTGCTACTATCCTTCCGATTATCAGGGATACGTGCTAGACGACTTGGATTATTTTCCGGATCACATCTTTGCAAAGCTCCACAGAAAAATTCCATCGGGCATCGACAAGGATGTGCAGTCTGTGGCAGTGAACATCGTCTTCTACGGGAACGACACAGCGAGGATCACG atcacGGATGCGACTCAGACACGCTTCACACCTCCTGTGCCAAAAATTGCAACACGAACATACAGAGGCAGCCGCCTTTACAACGTGAGCGTCTCGAAGGACGGTCAACTGAGCGTCTACCGTCTCGATCGTCAATCAACAATTCT TTTCCACACGAACCTGTCACGCCTCGTGTTCACCGACCAGTTTCTTCAGCTTTCCACACTACTGCCATCGGACTACGTCTATGGTCTGGGAGAACAGTGGACCACGCTGCGCCGAAGCCTCAACTGGACCAGCCGTTTCTTCTTCAACCGGGACAGACCTCCTATG CGTGGCCAGAACCTCTACGGGACGCACCCTATCCTGCTTGGAGTAGACGACGACCGACATGGATACGGTGTATTCTTGCACAACAGCAATGCCTTGG ATATCGTGCTGCAGCCCACTCCTGCAGTCACATTCCGCGCACTGGGCGGCGTTCTGGACTTCTTCGTGTTCGCTGGCCCGACGGCGGCCAACGTTGTGAGCCAGATGCAGCACGTCGTGGGCATGCCCGCAATGCCTCCTTACTGGGGCCTGGGCTTTCACCTGTGCCGCTTCGGGTACAAAACGCTAAACCGAACTCGGTACATCATGGAGATGAACATCAAGGCCGGAATTCCGCTG GACACCCAGTGGAACGACATCGACTACATGAAAAGCAATAACGACTTCACCTACGACAAGGACAGGTTTGAAGGGCTTCCGGAATTCGTCAATGATCTCCACGCTTCTGGCCGTCACTACGTCGTCATCGTG GATCCCGCAGTGAGCGGTTCTGAAGCACGCGGCAGTTACCCTCCGTACGACGACGGGCTTGCTATGGATATCTTCGTCAAAAATATCACCGGAGGCATTGTTTATGGAAAG GTTTGGAATGACAAAAGCAGCGTGTTCCCCGACTTCAGCCACCCCAATGCGACGACGTACTGGATGAAGCAGTTCGCTAGGTTTCACGATGAGGTCCCTTTCGATGGAGCCTGGATT GACATGAACGAACCATCCAATTTCTACGACGGTCACAAAGACGGCTGCCCTCCGAACCAGAAAGAGGATAACCCCCCGTACGTGCCAAGCAGAGAGAGGCTGTGCGCGAAGACACTTTGTATGAGCGACCGTCACTACATCTCGTCCCACTACAACGTCCACAACATCTACTCGCAAATGGAGGCCAGAGCGACGTACAA GGCCCTCGTTCAGATCCGCCAGAAAAGACCTTTCATCATCTCTCGGGCGACATCGCCCGGACAATCTGTGTGGTCAGGCCACTGGTCCGGGGATATCAGCTCTTCGTGGGAGGATATGAAACTCAGTATTCCTA atatccTTAGCTTCGGCATGTACGGAATGCCACTGATGGGGGCAGACATATGTGGCTTCAACGGGAACAcaactgtcgagctgtgcgcACGCTGGCACGCACTTGGAGCCTTTTATCCATTTTCCAGGAACCACAACACCGATGACGGCATT GACCAAGACCCTTTCAGTCTCGGCAAAACCGTGATACGAAGCGCATTTGCGAACTTGGCTATCCGTTACATGTTGATTCCTTACTTGTACACGCTGTTCTACAGGAGCCACGTCTACGGGGAGACGGTCGCCCGGCCTCTATTCTTTGA ATTCCCGGATGACCGCAACACTTACGACATTGACGAGCAGTTCATGTGGGGATCAGCGTTTCTGTTCAATCCGGCGCTGTACCAG GGACAAACAAAGGTGAAGGCCTACGTACCCGCTGGGCTTTGGTACGATTTTTACACCATGAAACCCATGGAAGTCGAGCATGGCACTCGCATGTCTTTCCCCGCTGATCTGAGCGACCCAATGAGCATCCTCAttcgcggcggccacattttcccCGCTGCGACGAGCACAGTGACCACAGCAGATCA gcggcaGAAGCCTTTGCTTCTGTGTGTCATGCTTGACAAGGATGGTACTGCAAAAGGAGAGCTATTTTGGGATGACGGAGACTCCCCAG ATACGATTGAAAATGGAAAATACAACCTGTACAAGTTTTCTACCGACTGGGCCCAAAAG ATTGTCATTTCCGTATCCCGCGGAGTGAGTGGCTTCAAAGAAAAGCCTGTGGTGGCAGCATTTTCTGTGAGCGGTGTCTTGCAAGCGCCAAACAACGTTACCATCGGAAGTCGACGCCTGCTCTTCCGCTACGTCAAAGAAAACAAG cTACTCATCGTGCATGACGTGGACCAGCGCTTGGACCAAGACTTCGAGATAAACTGGTCATAA